In a genomic window of Muntiacus reevesi chromosome 1, mMunRee1.1, whole genome shotgun sequence:
- the TULP3 gene encoding tubby-related protein 3 isoform X1, which yields MESSLRRPDPRGDRSGAMAAGGDPRGLWRAFEDETMKLRQLKLDNQRALLEKKQRKKRLEPLMVQPNLEARPRRAKPRGCEELALLVEPQAPHGGVVLQGIDGPAAFLKPDAQDVDTRLPVLTVGSSAAEDTEGSPDGESTRDPAPKPDLQEVLRQHGISGSLNFDEEETDGEEGEGNQLRSQSPCSEAERPGSASSQKPAPGTGASGTTAPHSDIQPGEIEDLEGFAYSPAPRGVTVKCRITRDKKGMDRGLFPTYYMHLEKDENRKIFLLAGRKRKKSKTSNYLISTDPTDLSRDGESYIGKLRSNLMGTKFTVYDHGVSPAKAQGLVEKAYTRQELAAVCYETNVLGFKGPRKMSVIIPGMNMNHERIPFQPRNDHESLLSKWQNKAMENLIELHNKSPVWNDDTQSYVLNFHGRVTQASVKNFQIVHDNDPDYIVMQFGRVADDVFTLDYNYPLCALQAFAIGLSSFDSKLACE from the exons AGCCTTTGAAGATGAGACCATGAAGCTCAGGCAGCTGAAACTGGATAACCAG AGAGCGCTGCTggagaagaagcagaggaaaaagcGCCTGGAGCCGCTCATGGTGCAGCCGAACCTGGAGGCCCGGCCACGGCGGGCGAAGCCGAGGGGCTGCGAGGAGCTCGCTCTGCTGGTGGAACCTCAGGCCCCACATGGCGGTGTCGTCCTGCAGG GCATTGATGGTCCTGCTGCCTTCCTGAAGCCGGATGCTCAGGACGTGGACACCAGACTTCCTGTTCTCACGGTAGGCTCTTCTGCTGCAGAGGACACTGAAGGGAGCCCAGACGGGGAGAGCACGCGGGACCCCGCCCCCAAGCCGGATCTGCAGGAGGTGCTCCGACAGCACG GGATCTCAGGGAGTTTGAACTTTGACGAGGAGGAGACtgatggggaggaaggagaagggaaccaaTTAAGGTCTCAGTCGCCGTGTTCAGAGGCAGAGAGGCCCGGCTCTGCATCCAGCCAGAAGCCAGCCCCG GGCACAGGGGCCTCCGGGACCACAGCCCCGCACTCTGACATTCAGCCAGGAGAAATAGAGGACTTGGAAGGCTTCGCGTACAGTCCCGCCCCGCGAGGTGTCACAGTGAAGTGTCGGATAACCCGGGACAAGAAAGGGATGGACCGGGGGCTCTTCCCCACCTACTACATGCACTTGGAAAAGGATGAGAATCGCAAG ataTTTCTTCTTGCAGGTAGGAAACGGAAAAAGAGCAAgacatccaactacctcatctcCACAGACCCCACAGACCTGTCCCGAGACGGGGAGAGCTACATTGGCAAGCTCAG GTCCAACCTCATGGGGACTAAGTTCACCGTTTATGACCATGGCGTGAGCCCGGCCAAGGCCCAGGGCCTAGTGGAGAAGGCCTACACGCGGCAGGAGCTGGCCGCCGTGTGCTAC GAGACAAACGTACTTGGATTTAAAGGCCCGAGGAAAATGTCTGTGATCATCCCTGGGATGAATATGAATCATGAACGGATCCCTTTCCAGCCACGAAAT GACCACGAGAGCTTGCTTTCAAAATGGCAGAACAAAGCCATGGAGAACTTGATCGAGCTGCACAACAAGTCCCCGGTCTGGAACGATGACACCCAGTCCTACGTCCTGAACTTCCACGGCCGGGTCACTCAGGCATCTGTGAAGAACTTCCAGATCGTCCACGACAACGACC CTGACTACATAGTCATGCAGTTTGGACGCGTGGCCGACGACGTGTTCACGCTGGACTACAACTACCCGCTGTGTGCACTCCAGGCCTTTGCCATCGGGCTCTCCAGCTTCGACAGCAAGCTGGCCTGCGAGTGA
- the TULP3 gene encoding tubby-related protein 3 isoform X2, with translation MESSLRRPDPRGDRAFEDETMKLRQLKLDNQRALLEKKQRKKRLEPLMVQPNLEARPRRAKPRGCEELALLVEPQAPHGGVVLQGIDGPAAFLKPDAQDVDTRLPVLTVGSSAAEDTEGSPDGESTRDPAPKPDLQEVLRQHGISGSLNFDEEETDGEEGEGNQLRSQSPCSEAERPGSASSQKPAPGTGASGTTAPHSDIQPGEIEDLEGFAYSPAPRGVTVKCRITRDKKGMDRGLFPTYYMHLEKDENRKIFLLAGRKRKKSKTSNYLISTDPTDLSRDGESYIGKLRSNLMGTKFTVYDHGVSPAKAQGLVEKAYTRQELAAVCYETNVLGFKGPRKMSVIIPGMNMNHERIPFQPRNDHESLLSKWQNKAMENLIELHNKSPVWNDDTQSYVLNFHGRVTQASVKNFQIVHDNDPDYIVMQFGRVADDVFTLDYNYPLCALQAFAIGLSSFDSKLACE, from the exons AGCCTTTGAAGATGAGACCATGAAGCTCAGGCAGCTGAAACTGGATAACCAG AGAGCGCTGCTggagaagaagcagaggaaaaagcGCCTGGAGCCGCTCATGGTGCAGCCGAACCTGGAGGCCCGGCCACGGCGGGCGAAGCCGAGGGGCTGCGAGGAGCTCGCTCTGCTGGTGGAACCTCAGGCCCCACATGGCGGTGTCGTCCTGCAGG GCATTGATGGTCCTGCTGCCTTCCTGAAGCCGGATGCTCAGGACGTGGACACCAGACTTCCTGTTCTCACGGTAGGCTCTTCTGCTGCAGAGGACACTGAAGGGAGCCCAGACGGGGAGAGCACGCGGGACCCCGCCCCCAAGCCGGATCTGCAGGAGGTGCTCCGACAGCACG GGATCTCAGGGAGTTTGAACTTTGACGAGGAGGAGACtgatggggaggaaggagaagggaaccaaTTAAGGTCTCAGTCGCCGTGTTCAGAGGCAGAGAGGCCCGGCTCTGCATCCAGCCAGAAGCCAGCCCCG GGCACAGGGGCCTCCGGGACCACAGCCCCGCACTCTGACATTCAGCCAGGAGAAATAGAGGACTTGGAAGGCTTCGCGTACAGTCCCGCCCCGCGAGGTGTCACAGTGAAGTGTCGGATAACCCGGGACAAGAAAGGGATGGACCGGGGGCTCTTCCCCACCTACTACATGCACTTGGAAAAGGATGAGAATCGCAAG ataTTTCTTCTTGCAGGTAGGAAACGGAAAAAGAGCAAgacatccaactacctcatctcCACAGACCCCACAGACCTGTCCCGAGACGGGGAGAGCTACATTGGCAAGCTCAG GTCCAACCTCATGGGGACTAAGTTCACCGTTTATGACCATGGCGTGAGCCCGGCCAAGGCCCAGGGCCTAGTGGAGAAGGCCTACACGCGGCAGGAGCTGGCCGCCGTGTGCTAC GAGACAAACGTACTTGGATTTAAAGGCCCGAGGAAAATGTCTGTGATCATCCCTGGGATGAATATGAATCATGAACGGATCCCTTTCCAGCCACGAAAT GACCACGAGAGCTTGCTTTCAAAATGGCAGAACAAAGCCATGGAGAACTTGATCGAGCTGCACAACAAGTCCCCGGTCTGGAACGATGACACCCAGTCCTACGTCCTGAACTTCCACGGCCGGGTCACTCAGGCATCTGTGAAGAACTTCCAGATCGTCCACGACAACGACC CTGACTACATAGTCATGCAGTTTGGACGCGTGGCCGACGACGTGTTCACGCTGGACTACAACTACCCGCTGTGTGCACTCCAGGCCTTTGCCATCGGGCTCTCCAGCTTCGACAGCAAGCTGGCCTGCGAGTGA
- the TULP3 gene encoding tubby-related protein 3 isoform X3, which translates to MRDRAFEDETMKLRQLKLDNQRALLEKKQRKKRLEPLMVQPNLEARPRRAKPRGCEELALLVEPQAPHGGVVLQGIDGPAAFLKPDAQDVDTRLPVLTVGSSAAEDTEGSPDGESTRDPAPKPDLQEVLRQHGISGSLNFDEEETDGEEGEGNQLRSQSPCSEAERPGSASSQKPAPGTGASGTTAPHSDIQPGEIEDLEGFAYSPAPRGVTVKCRITRDKKGMDRGLFPTYYMHLEKDENRKIFLLAGRKRKKSKTSNYLISTDPTDLSRDGESYIGKLRSNLMGTKFTVYDHGVSPAKAQGLVEKAYTRQELAAVCYETNVLGFKGPRKMSVIIPGMNMNHERIPFQPRNDHESLLSKWQNKAMENLIELHNKSPVWNDDTQSYVLNFHGRVTQASVKNFQIVHDNDPDYIVMQFGRVADDVFTLDYNYPLCALQAFAIGLSSFDSKLACE; encoded by the exons AGCCTTTGAAGATGAGACCATGAAGCTCAGGCAGCTGAAACTGGATAACCAG AGAGCGCTGCTggagaagaagcagaggaaaaagcGCCTGGAGCCGCTCATGGTGCAGCCGAACCTGGAGGCCCGGCCACGGCGGGCGAAGCCGAGGGGCTGCGAGGAGCTCGCTCTGCTGGTGGAACCTCAGGCCCCACATGGCGGTGTCGTCCTGCAGG GCATTGATGGTCCTGCTGCCTTCCTGAAGCCGGATGCTCAGGACGTGGACACCAGACTTCCTGTTCTCACGGTAGGCTCTTCTGCTGCAGAGGACACTGAAGGGAGCCCAGACGGGGAGAGCACGCGGGACCCCGCCCCCAAGCCGGATCTGCAGGAGGTGCTCCGACAGCACG GGATCTCAGGGAGTTTGAACTTTGACGAGGAGGAGACtgatggggaggaaggagaagggaaccaaTTAAGGTCTCAGTCGCCGTGTTCAGAGGCAGAGAGGCCCGGCTCTGCATCCAGCCAGAAGCCAGCCCCG GGCACAGGGGCCTCCGGGACCACAGCCCCGCACTCTGACATTCAGCCAGGAGAAATAGAGGACTTGGAAGGCTTCGCGTACAGTCCCGCCCCGCGAGGTGTCACAGTGAAGTGTCGGATAACCCGGGACAAGAAAGGGATGGACCGGGGGCTCTTCCCCACCTACTACATGCACTTGGAAAAGGATGAGAATCGCAAG ataTTTCTTCTTGCAGGTAGGAAACGGAAAAAGAGCAAgacatccaactacctcatctcCACAGACCCCACAGACCTGTCCCGAGACGGGGAGAGCTACATTGGCAAGCTCAG GTCCAACCTCATGGGGACTAAGTTCACCGTTTATGACCATGGCGTGAGCCCGGCCAAGGCCCAGGGCCTAGTGGAGAAGGCCTACACGCGGCAGGAGCTGGCCGCCGTGTGCTAC GAGACAAACGTACTTGGATTTAAAGGCCCGAGGAAAATGTCTGTGATCATCCCTGGGATGAATATGAATCATGAACGGATCCCTTTCCAGCCACGAAAT GACCACGAGAGCTTGCTTTCAAAATGGCAGAACAAAGCCATGGAGAACTTGATCGAGCTGCACAACAAGTCCCCGGTCTGGAACGATGACACCCAGTCCTACGTCCTGAACTTCCACGGCCGGGTCACTCAGGCATCTGTGAAGAACTTCCAGATCGTCCACGACAACGACC CTGACTACATAGTCATGCAGTTTGGACGCGTGGCCGACGACGTGTTCACGCTGGACTACAACTACCCGCTGTGTGCACTCCAGGCCTTTGCCATCGGGCTCTCCAGCTTCGACAGCAAGCTGGCCTGCGAGTGA
- the TULP3 gene encoding tubby-related protein 3 isoform X4 — MKLRQLKLDNQRALLEKKQRKKRLEPLMVQPNLEARPRRAKPRGCEELALLVEPQAPHGGVVLQGIDGPAAFLKPDAQDVDTRLPVLTVGSSAAEDTEGSPDGESTRDPAPKPDLQEVLRQHGISGSLNFDEEETDGEEGEGNQLRSQSPCSEAERPGSASSQKPAPGTGASGTTAPHSDIQPGEIEDLEGFAYSPAPRGVTVKCRITRDKKGMDRGLFPTYYMHLEKDENRKIFLLAGRKRKKSKTSNYLISTDPTDLSRDGESYIGKLRSNLMGTKFTVYDHGVSPAKAQGLVEKAYTRQELAAVCYETNVLGFKGPRKMSVIIPGMNMNHERIPFQPRNDHESLLSKWQNKAMENLIELHNKSPVWNDDTQSYVLNFHGRVTQASVKNFQIVHDNDPDYIVMQFGRVADDVFTLDYNYPLCALQAFAIGLSSFDSKLACE; from the exons ATGAAGCTCAGGCAGCTGAAACTGGATAACCAG AGAGCGCTGCTggagaagaagcagaggaaaaagcGCCTGGAGCCGCTCATGGTGCAGCCGAACCTGGAGGCCCGGCCACGGCGGGCGAAGCCGAGGGGCTGCGAGGAGCTCGCTCTGCTGGTGGAACCTCAGGCCCCACATGGCGGTGTCGTCCTGCAGG GCATTGATGGTCCTGCTGCCTTCCTGAAGCCGGATGCTCAGGACGTGGACACCAGACTTCCTGTTCTCACGGTAGGCTCTTCTGCTGCAGAGGACACTGAAGGGAGCCCAGACGGGGAGAGCACGCGGGACCCCGCCCCCAAGCCGGATCTGCAGGAGGTGCTCCGACAGCACG GGATCTCAGGGAGTTTGAACTTTGACGAGGAGGAGACtgatggggaggaaggagaagggaaccaaTTAAGGTCTCAGTCGCCGTGTTCAGAGGCAGAGAGGCCCGGCTCTGCATCCAGCCAGAAGCCAGCCCCG GGCACAGGGGCCTCCGGGACCACAGCCCCGCACTCTGACATTCAGCCAGGAGAAATAGAGGACTTGGAAGGCTTCGCGTACAGTCCCGCCCCGCGAGGTGTCACAGTGAAGTGTCGGATAACCCGGGACAAGAAAGGGATGGACCGGGGGCTCTTCCCCACCTACTACATGCACTTGGAAAAGGATGAGAATCGCAAG ataTTTCTTCTTGCAGGTAGGAAACGGAAAAAGAGCAAgacatccaactacctcatctcCACAGACCCCACAGACCTGTCCCGAGACGGGGAGAGCTACATTGGCAAGCTCAG GTCCAACCTCATGGGGACTAAGTTCACCGTTTATGACCATGGCGTGAGCCCGGCCAAGGCCCAGGGCCTAGTGGAGAAGGCCTACACGCGGCAGGAGCTGGCCGCCGTGTGCTAC GAGACAAACGTACTTGGATTTAAAGGCCCGAGGAAAATGTCTGTGATCATCCCTGGGATGAATATGAATCATGAACGGATCCCTTTCCAGCCACGAAAT GACCACGAGAGCTTGCTTTCAAAATGGCAGAACAAAGCCATGGAGAACTTGATCGAGCTGCACAACAAGTCCCCGGTCTGGAACGATGACACCCAGTCCTACGTCCTGAACTTCCACGGCCGGGTCACTCAGGCATCTGTGAAGAACTTCCAGATCGTCCACGACAACGACC CTGACTACATAGTCATGCAGTTTGGACGCGTGGCCGACGACGTGTTCACGCTGGACTACAACTACCCGCTGTGTGCACTCCAGGCCTTTGCCATCGGGCTCTCCAGCTTCGACAGCAAGCTGGCCTGCGAGTGA